From a single Collimonas pratensis genomic region:
- a CDS encoding enoyl-CoA hydratase/isomerase family protein translates to MNDAVKSAAPALFEELSAANGKRIGVATLNVEKTLNAISLEMVDLLDAQLRTWANDPQIAVVLLQAAGEKAFCAGGDLQGLYRTMLDQHASGQSADIKSNPYACDFFEREYRLDYLIHTYPKPMLAWAHGIVMGGGIGLMAGASHRVVTEKSRLAMPEITIGLYPDVGGTWFLNRMPGQLGLFLALTGASFGAADAIFARLADYQLEHGQKQALLATLLEQPWDGKQDDVLLTRALLAAEQQSKSAFAAAPTPLRQRFELIHQLCSAPTLDEVVHNIVSLQTDDTWLQRGIATLVAGSPASAWLSHALQKRALHMSLAEVFRLEYVVSLHCAARTDFAEGIRALIIDKDRQPKWQPATLAQVSKDWGNGFFDDPWPEKDHPLADLG, encoded by the coding sequence ATGAATGATGCAGTGAAGAGCGCGGCGCCGGCCTTGTTTGAAGAACTGAGCGCAGCCAACGGCAAGCGCATCGGCGTCGCTACCCTGAATGTCGAAAAGACCCTGAACGCGATCTCGCTGGAAATGGTCGACCTGCTCGATGCGCAATTGCGCACCTGGGCCAACGACCCGCAGATCGCCGTGGTGCTGCTGCAGGCGGCCGGCGAAAAGGCTTTCTGCGCCGGCGGCGACCTGCAGGGTTTGTACCGCACCATGCTGGACCAGCATGCATCCGGCCAGAGCGCGGACATCAAGAGTAATCCCTACGCCTGCGATTTCTTCGAGCGCGAATATCGTCTCGACTACCTGATTCATACCTATCCCAAGCCGATGCTGGCCTGGGCCCACGGCATCGTGATGGGCGGCGGCATCGGCCTGATGGCTGGCGCCAGCCATCGCGTGGTGACCGAAAAGTCGCGCCTGGCGATGCCTGAAATTACGATAGGTTTGTACCCGGATGTCGGTGGCACCTGGTTCCTGAACCGCATGCCGGGGCAGCTGGGTCTGTTCCTGGCGCTGACTGGCGCCTCCTTCGGCGCGGCCGACGCCATCTTCGCTCGCCTCGCGGATTATCAGCTGGAGCACGGCCAGAAGCAGGCGCTGCTGGCCACCTTGCTGGAGCAGCCGTGGGACGGCAAGCAGGACGATGTGCTGCTGACGCGGGCCTTGCTGGCGGCAGAGCAGCAGTCAAAGTCGGCATTCGCTGCTGCGCCAACGCCGTTGCGCCAGCGTTTCGAATTGATACATCAGTTGTGCAGCGCGCCGACGCTGGATGAAGTGGTGCACAACATCGTTAGCCTGCAGACCGACGACACCTGGCTGCAAAGAGGTATCGCCACGCTGGTCGCCGGCAGTCCGGCTTCGGCGTGGCTGTCGCACGCGTTGCAAAAGCGCGCGCTGCACATGTCGCTGGCTGAAGTGTTCCGGCTGGAATATGTGGTGTCGCTGCATTGCGCCGCCCGCACCGATTTTGCCGAAGGCATACGGGCGCTGATCATCGACAAGGACCGCCAGCCGAAATGGCAGCCTGCCACACTTGCGCAAGTCAGCAAGGACTGGGGCAACGGCTTTTTCGACGACCCATGGCCAGAGAAAGATCACCCGCTGGCGGATTTGGGTTAA
- a CDS encoding DsrE family protein produces the protein MQRRSILWTMFSSIGAASVLAATAKPAHAAAVDKAKVAYHLSEQGRVAFVLGNIQSHFEGMGGPDKVKIVLVIHGAALRAFHAGEASQEFSAQVAQVAKTGLEMNACINTMKAQKVELKDLLPGFGVADKGAVVMLADLQSQGYAYLRP, from the coding sequence ATGCAACGACGCAGCATCCTGTGGACCATGTTTTCTTCGATCGGCGCGGCTTCCGTGCTGGCGGCGACTGCCAAGCCGGCACATGCCGCCGCTGTTGATAAAGCCAAGGTCGCCTATCACTTGAGCGAGCAGGGGCGGGTTGCCTTCGTGCTCGGCAATATCCAGAGCCATTTCGAAGGCATGGGCGGCCCGGACAAGGTGAAAATCGTACTGGTGATACACGGCGCGGCGCTCAGGGCATTTCACGCCGGCGAGGCCAGCCAGGAATTCAGCGCCCAGGTCGCCCAGGTGGCCAAAACCGGCCTGGAGATGAACGCCTGCATCAACACCATGAAAGCGCAGAAAGTCGAGCTGAAAGACCTGTTGCCGGGTTTTGGCGTGGCGGACAAGGGTGCGGTGGTGATGCTGGCAGACCTGCAATCGCAGGGCTACGCCTATTTGCGGCCTTGA